GGGGAGGAACCTTAAAATAATGGACCATTATCTCTACGACGTCGTTTTTTCTGTGTTTTGTCTCTTTACTCTGCCTGTTCGGGATCCTTCACTTTGTCGCAAAAGAAGAAAGAAAGAAGAGAAGATAAAAACATAGAACATACGATATCGTATTGATAATGACCCATTGTTTTAGGGTTTCAGCCCAACTATTATCAGTTTTGACCCATTTCAATTTGATTTTCGATTAGGTCCAATTATTATTAATCTAACGCTAATCCTAGTCATCGTTGTTAACAATTAATTAACAGAGTTTAAGTCAAAATTGAGATTAGCGTTAACTTTTAAAGACTAGACATAAATTTTAATTTTTTTTTATTAGTTAAGGTATGTTTTGGCATGTAATAGGAGTTGGGGTATGTATTTTTTTATCGATCCCTAGTTCAGGCGTGAATTTCAAATTTTTGATTGCTTAAGGTATGTTTTGGCATGCAGTAAAAGTTGGGATATGTATTTTCTCATCGATCTCTAGTTCAAGCCTGAATAAGCCGTTTTCCCCTTGTTTTGGTTCTCTGGAACCCTTTAAACGTATGGAGTTTATCTAAAAATGAGCTCGATGGTTTTCATTCTTGATCATGTTACTTCAGTAGCTGAGTTATATTGCATTGCATCTTTGGAGTTTGAGTTTTATACAAGTCGACGGTAGTTTCCTTATGAAATGTTTTGATGTGATTGCCAAGCGGTTTGTTAAAACACAACAAAAGTTGAAATAACCTCAAGCATAGCATGCAGAACATATACATAAACTTTAAGAGATAAAACCTGATTATTTGAATTCAGACAAAAACACATACAAACAATTAAGCACTTCTAGATGTTTGAGCTTGGTTTCAAGAGCAGTAATCCAAGCGGATAAATCCTCGTTTTCGGCATGCTCCACCTTCACGACATCTTTAGATCGAAGAGCCTCTTTCTCAGCTACAACCGTCTGGCCCCAAATTTTGCGGATCTTGTATTCATAAAAGGAGGTGGTGTTATTCATCCAACCCATGTGTTGTCAACAAAGCGAAGTCAATCTCAAAAATACAAAGAAGCAATCAATTTACGAAAATAATAATCTAGTAAAGAAAGAAATAGCTACCACAACGTAGATCGACAGGAATCCTCATAGATATCATTCCCAGCGAAACATCTGCTCCAAGAAACTAAGATTGCCAGCCAGGTGAATATTGCGGTGAAGGAGCGCACAAGTCGGCGTCCTCATAGATATCATTCCCAGCAAAACATCTGCTACAAGAAATTAAGACTGCCAGCCAGGTGAATCTTGCGGTGAAGGAGCGCACAAGTCTTCACATCATCAGACAAAAGAGTGATGCTTAGAAAATCAAAAGAAATAGCGTATTCGCCTTTCCGGGTAGAAGCTGATGCAGAGGCACGAGAACTCGGCCCATCATCCGCCCTAAGCTTCTTCGAGGGATCTCGGCTCCCAAAACCAGGAGCATAATGCTTCTTGGAATGAAGTTCCGAGCTCGACCAAAGCTCTTTGTCGGAAGATGTAGGTATGGTGACAGGTCTTAGAGAACCTTGCAAAGACTGACAAGCCAAGGAAGGTCTATGATCTTGATTTTCTAACGAGCAACAAGTTGCCTCCTATTCCCCAACCCGAGTCACTCTTCTTCCAGGCTTAAGGGGCAGCCAGAACATCAGAAGTCAATTCAGGACATCAGAAGCTTAACATGATCGGTAAATGGTTTTGCATCAAAGGCAATTCAGCAAACTTCGTCGCCACGAACTTCAGAAAAGAAACGCCAAAAGTCACAGGAGGCAGAGGAAGTGTCAGAAGAAGAGAAGGCCGCATTAAGGCTGCAACAACCGCAACAGAACCACCAGCTCTAACAGTACCAATGCTCACCCCATGAGCCTCGAAAACCATAGCCTGACATGGAATTAGGCCCAACAACCTCGGGAGAAGAAACATGAACACATGTCACATTGCGAGCCGGTCTCCGATACGCTGCATCACATGCAACTTTAGCCTTCTCATCCCCCCTCCTGGTAAGCTCGGCTGCCTTCTTAGCAAGATTATGGATAACAACATTTGGACGCACCATGATGAATAACTAGAACACAAGGACATCAAAGGCTAGTTAGGTCAAAATTGCAAAGGGAAAACGCGGAGAAAAAGAAACTTACCGAGAAAGACGATACAAAAGATGAAAACTTCACCAAATAAAACTACAAAATGTAAACACCGATGAACAACAAAATTAAATGCCAAGACAAGTAACTCACATCACGAAAACCCAAAAACATCAGCTTCTCAAGACAGTAAACCTCAAATAGAAAAAACGATCCTAACAAGCGCAATATCAAAAAAGGACTTGAAGAATAATAGTTAAAGCAAAAGAAGCATAAAGATCGAGAACCAAAATCACGACGAAATTCACGACTCTATTCTACTCACAAGATCAATAAAACATAAATTTCTCATATGTATTTTTTTTTTTGGTAAAAATGTAAGGATATTATTACTAAGTTTTTCAAATTTTTGACAGAATACACAGATGACAAAGAGAGGCAGAGGAATTGAAGAAAAACAACTAAATAAATACACTTCCTAGTCTAAAGCTGGCTGACACAACATCATAAACCGCTTACCAGAGGACACTGCTCCATCAGCACTAACAGCTTGCCGCAAAAGAAAAAACCACGGTGATTGCGAGAGACGGAGCCCGGTAAAATTGGTGTACCCGATAAACCGCTCTTTAAGAATTAGTTAGCCGAGAACAGCTCATAGCAGACCTCCAGAGCAGAAGCCAACACGGCCAGACAGCAACACACAAGGCCAATCACACCCACTCGACACGACAGAGCATTTATTCGGAAAGAAAGGAGAACTCCTAAGATCGCCACACGCCATGGCCCTACACCAAGCATGCAGAGAAAGAAAGCACCACCATACCATAGCAATAGTGGACAGGAGACAGCCCAGATCATGTTCCTGCAACGCACTTGCTCTGTACGCAACGCCACCAAGAAGAAGAGTCACGGTTGACTAATCCGACGACTATCCTCCTCTCACGCACCCACAACGGAGAACCCGCAGTAGACCTACCTAGCTTGAGACCGAAAGCATCCCTGGAGGCTCTCCAACATAAAGCGAAAAGACGGGCTCGATGAACTGCTTGTTACAACATCCCGACCACGCTCACAAGGCCTACAAGAAGAGTGTAACCAACACTGTCGAGTCAGTCCTAGGGACCACCATCGACACTGGGAAGTGCCAGTCACCACAAGGCGTCTCTGAGGTGAGCTTAAGTCCAGAGACAACCCGAACAGCCTAAGCACCTCGCCTAAAGCTGATTCTGAGAACCGGAAACCAATCTCTTCACACGCCTAAGGTTGAAACGGAGACACGGACCAACCTACACAAACTGAAACAAGAAGCAGTCTTCTGATTTGCGGCCGGCTGCATCACAGAAGAAACGGGATGAAGAACCGGGTAGAGGAGACTGCTGAGCGGGATGACGACGGAGCTGCCAAGCATGGCCATAGACGACCACACCGTTACATCAGATCCGCGTATCTCCACAAGCCAACACCAGTAACCCTAGCACGCGCTAGGCAAGCCACCGGAAGAAGCACGCCAACGAGGAAACAACACTCCGAAGCACTCACGGCGTCAGAAGAGAGTCGGTGGTCAACCGAGACGCCAAGGCAAGACCACAAAACAAACTATGAACACCACACCTCCAACGAAGACCGGAACAGAGCAGATCTAGTAGATCCACCACTGGAACAAAGAGAGGAGTCGGCCTCCTACCACCACGCGCCGTCACCTCCAAGATAGGGTAGATCTGGAAAACCCCCCACTTGCAAAGCCCTAAAACGCCGACCCCGGCTCAACCACCTCATCTCTAACCTCACTTCAACACCAGGGAACCAAACCACAACCACCCGGTACAGTCGCGACTACGTCACCGGCGAGGCTCTTCTTCCAGGGTTGAACTCATCTCGGCTAGAGAGAAGGGAGCGAAACACAGGGTAAAGAACGGAAAAGAGGAAAGGGTAAAGAGAGAACCCTCCGGCGGCGGCTTAGACTGCGCACGCGCCGGAGATACACCGGAGACGACTGAAGATTACCAAAGGGAAGTCGAGGGGGGGGGGGAGGAGAGAAGAGAGAGGAACATCTTCTCATATGTATTTATCAGTTTATATGCTTCTTTAGATTCCTTCTTATACTTTTAATCATAAATTTTGTACCCTATTTCTGAGTTGATCTGAGATCCATCAAATATACAATTGTAAATTTATAAATCAAGCTTCTAGCACAACGTCATAAATGACAAAACCACTAGTTTCTTACCCATATATGTAATACTCATTAAAATGAATAACCCTAGACATGTATGCCAAAATTGGTCTAGAAACAAAATTCATCAAATGTATGATCTTAATTTGTTTTATTTGAAGATATATTTTATTGACAATTATTTTTATTTGTTAATTTGATTAAAAAAACTAAAAACTAAAATCTAAAATCTCCATTCAAGTTTTTTCAAAACCTAAAATCTGCGGCAAAATTAAAACGACAATTAAAAACCAAAATCTAAAAACTAGGAAAACGATCATCACCTGAAAATGAGTTTTTTTTTCTTGCAATTTTACATATTCACCATAAAAAGTTTCAAACATTCACATTCCTTAATTACAAAAAAATTAAGTTAGATTTTCTCAAATTAACACACAAATAATATCGCAATATCAATATCCCAGTATTTTCCAATTTGGAGACTTCTAAAATTTGTTTTACAAATAAAGAAAAAGCATTACTGTAAACCAATATTATTAAACCCAGACCGGACCGCCGGTCGGACCAGGTTAAACCATGAACTAGAGACCAGTCCGAGTTAGGTTAATGGGAAACCCCAGTTAAAGTTGAACCGGTTTAAAACCCATATTAAACCGTTAAAAACTGAAAACCGACGATCCAATGAACCGGCCAAACCAATGTTCATATGTAAATAAAATTTTTGTTAACAAAATGATTGACTTTTTTTCTTTTAAAATAAAATTAAAATAGATCTTGATCCGCACATCCGTGCGGGTTTTTATTTTTATACTAAAATATTTTAGTTTGTGTAACAAAATTTATCAATAGGTAATGTAATTTAGATTTGACCACAAAAAAAGTTAATGTAATTTAGTGTTATATATTATCTAACTGTACAATAGCTATGTTTATGTAGTTTATACTATTATTACTATTTGATCAAATTTTTTTTTATTACTATAACATTTTAGAAATTTGTTATTATTTAATAAAATTTATTTTGAAAAAATTATTGTGTAACAACATTACTATTTACATAATTTTTGTTTTATTTCTAAATTTGAAGTTTATATGGAAATTAAATTAAACTGGATCTATATAATAGAAAATAATTTTTTTAAATACTGTTAATAATAATAAATATTATGTTTTAAAAATAAACTGTAATATATTGTAGGTAAAGTATTTCATAAACACCTAGAATTGTTTTTAAAACAACAGATCACACAAATAGAAAAATAACCAAAAGATGTTTCATAAAAGATGTAAATAACAATTATACTATTACTCTATAAATATATAAATACAACTAAATATCTAAATAAAATAAAAGGACAACTTTTTTATTTTCGAAAGTAAGTTATTTTTGGATATGTAGGTTATATATGATTGAAGGTAGATGAATATTTTTGGAGGTGTAATAAATAGTTTTAAATGAGTAATATAACTATGCCGGATATATAATTTATGATTTTCTATTTATTTATATGTTTGACTATTTTCATTCTAAAATTTAAAATCTAAAATCACCATTCAATTTTTTTCAAAAATTAAAATCTACGGAAAAATTTAAACCGACAGTTAAAAACCAAAATCTAAAAACCAAAAACCAAAACCAAAAACTAACACATTCCTTAACTACAAAGAGTTTTCAGTTAGATTTTCTCAAATTAACGCACAAATAATATCTTTTTTTTTTCAATTTGGAGACTTTTAAAATTTGTTTTTCTCTAAAGAAAAAGCGTTACTGCAGAGTGCAGACGGATGATTGAAACCGTTTTCTAATTAAACACTGAATCGTTAGGGATTCTCGACGGTCATTTTTATCTAGGCCCGGTTAAACCAACTATTAGCCCGGCCCATCAAGAGGAGAATCAGAATAAAGGAGTGGGGATATCAACAGTCGTCATCAGGAACAGAAAGTCTGAGAGTCCAAGATTTAGCAGTACGAGCAAGTGGAGAAGCACCTGTCGTACAGTCCTCGCGTGTTCTCACGCGCCGACTCAATACTCTGCTGCCGACGCCGACATTGGCTCTCCGGCGTTGTCGTTGGATTTCGTAGGCCACGATTCTACAGCTACGCAGTCAAAACCCCTTGACTCCTTTGAGCTTTCATTAAACCCTAACCCTCACCACTCTTTGGTAAGCTCTTCCAGTTTTCTGTGATCGTCTTCTCTCTGAGTCTCGGAAAACACCATTTGTTCTCTAGAAGAGATTATAACCTTTTTTTTAGGGTTTCGTTGTGCGTTTGTGATTGCATGCCCTTTTGTGTTTTTATCCTCAGCGTTTCGCTGCTAATCGCGTTTGCTAGGTTTTGTAATGTTGATCTGCTTGGGTCTGTCTTTTGCTTAACTGTTGTTCATGTCTTTACAGTTGTTTCTCTTCAATTATGTGTGTTGCTGTTGCAGAGCTTTGTTAGCATAAAAACCATGGCACCAAATACGCATGTCAAAAGAGCGTTCAAAGCTATGAATGATCTTGGAATAACGGATGCGCAAGTGAAGCCGGTCTTGAAGAACCTTCTCACCCTTTACGACAAAAACTGGGAGTTGATAGCCGAGGACAACTACAGGGCTCTCGCTGATGCTATCTTCGATAGCCAAGAGTCTCAGGTATCTCTACCTTTCTTGTCACATTGATTCACTCATTTTTTACTTATTTATTTATATCACTTGCTTTGTTATGGCCTTGACATTCTGTATTGATATAAACATATGTAGACCACTGAAGAAGTAAAAGGAAAGGAGAAGAAGGGAGATGAAGCTGAAAGCAGCGTATGTTCTTCCCTCACAGTCTTTCTTTTCTGTTTTTTTTTTTGCTTTTCTGTCATTCTTAGGTTTGTTGTTGATTAAAATTATCAGGCTGCAGAAGTTGACAGAGGAAAGAAGAAGGCGCTTGAAGTATGCCAACCAAATATCTATGTTTTGATAGAGTGAATTTTCTTCAAGTTCTTGCATTTATTCAGTTTCTTTCATGTTTTATTATCAGTCTCTCGAGGAAGATGAAGATGAGCTTGAGCCCCCTTTAAAGAGGCTGCGACGCAGAGGTGAAGGAGTCTCTGCTTCGGCTTCGAACAATCCCGACTTGGGAAGTCCCAATTTAGAAGAGCACACAACTCATGACGAAGACACTACTATCTCATTACCATTTCATCCTCAGCCAACCGAGAATAACGCTGATGCTGGTTATCTTACTCTTCCTTGCATTGCTTATTCTGTTGTGATGAATACCTACTTCAAAAACTGATATGTAACTTCTCTTGGTGTGTTTTTCTGAATTCCTTAGAAACAAATGGACATGGCGAAACAGTAAATACTGTTCGTGCTGAAGATCCTCGTACAAGTACAACTATTGAGAGATACAGTGAGCAGAGGCTGGCTACAACCCTGGAAGAATCTTCGACACTTGAATTAGCTTCTTCTGAGACGGGTGAAGTGAAGATTAATCTGAGTTTTGCCCCTGCAACTGGAGGATCCAATCTACGTGTACCCACTATGGAGGAACTGCGAAGAGCAATGGAGGATAAGTGTCTCCGATCTTACAAAATACTCGACCCTAACTTCTCTGTAGGTCGTTTTATGGGCGACATCGTTAGTTGCTTTCTCGAACTATCAAAAAACGCAGCCAGCCATTCGCCAGAAACATTGCCGTTTCTCACCACGAATATTGGTGTGTTGAAGAAACCTGCAGCCAACCAGCCGCCAGAAAACTTGCCGACGAATGTTGAAGAAAAGGGAGAGTCCATGGGTTTAGTAGTAGTTCCAGAGTGCCAGATCTCTGCGGATGATTTTAGATTGATAAGCAGCATTAATGATGTCACTCTTGGAAAAGAAACTCTTGAGATTCCCTGGGTGAATGAATTCAATAGCAAGGTTCCTCCACCCTTTCGATACATACCCCAAAGCTATGTCTATCTAGATGCTGCAGTGAAGTTTTCAGTTGGGAACATCAGGGATGACCAACGCTGCTCCTCTTGTTGTGGAGATTGCTTGGCTCCTTCAGTGGCATGCAGCTGTGCAACTGCACTTAGTGGCTTCACGTCATACACAAAAGATGGCCTCCTGCAGAATGATTTCCTGGAAGAGTGTGTTTCTGAGGCACGTGACCCGCAGAAACATGTGTTGCAATTTTGCAAAGAATGTCCGTTGGAGAAGGCTAAAAACATAGAGATTCTGGAATCGTGCAAGGGGCATCTAAAGAGGAAGGCCATTAAAGAATGTTGGATCAATTGTGGCTGTATCAACAAATGTGGCAACCGAGTCGTCCAACATGGCATTCATAACAAGCTGCAGGTTCTTGCCTTAATTATTTTTGCCAAAGTTCACTATTTAATATCTTTTTAACACATCTCAGTTATGGTTGAGAGTTTCTGTTGCTTAAGTTTTGTGCATATCTATTATCTGTTAAACCTGGACATAAGGTTTTCTTTTATTCTTTGAATCAGGTGTTTTTCACTCCCAATGGGAGAGGTTGGGGACTCAGGACTCTACAAAAGCTGCCTAAAGGAGCATTTGTCTGTGAGTTTGCTGGAGAAATATTGACCATTTCGGAGTTGATCAAACGTAGCTCTGAGAAGCTTACCTTTCCGGTAATATTGGATGCACACTGGGGTTCTGAAAAAGCTTCAGGTGTCGACAAAGCTCTTTGCCTTGATGGAATGCATTATGGAAATATTTCCAGGTTTATCAATCACAGGTAATAAGGGCCTGCCTCTACGAGCACAATCTCTTAAAATGGGTTTAAGTTTCTTTGGTCTTGGCCATTTTAGAAATCTGCAAACGGCTAGCTTAGCTTTAAAAGATCTCATTTGGTGACTTATAAATTGTTTTTCCCTCATTTCATTACTTTATAACCTTTATATTATGTATATGCGTATGTTCAGATGCTCAGATGCAAATTTGATTGACATCCCAGTGCATGTGGAGAATATGGACTTTAACTACTATCATGTAATGAAACTAAACCTGGTTTATTATCTAATCCCTTGCTTGCCTAAGTCTCTATATAACGGGAAGCTAATCTGTGTGTTTTTTCCCAGCTCGCGTTCTTCACAACAAGAGACATCGAGGCTCTGGAAGAACTAACATGGGTGTGTTAGAAGTTTCTTCAACTGCTTCTATACAGATTTGTTTCTTTTAGAAAATTTCATAGTTAGGGTTTTTGTTGTTGTGCTTCGGTCTAAGAAGTGTTAGACTTAACCTGCAGGATTATGGCGTCGAGTTCAACGATCATGTTTATCCCACGCTTCCGTTCCATTGTCAATGTGGTAGCGAGTTCTGTCGGAATGTTAAGCGGATAAGCAGTGAGTAATCTCATCAAAACATTTTTAATTAATAGTCTCGTTCCTTGGTTTTGGCTGTTACAAGTTTTCTATCAGTTTCTATACATGAACTCTTGACTTTTACTTTTCTTGCAACTAACATTAGTTCTGTGGTGGTGCAGAAAGCAAGAAGGCAAAGAAGAGAGCGTAAGAGCTCACAGTGTTGTTTTTTTGGAGGATGTTTGGTGTCCCAAACTCTTTTTGTGAATGAATTGCCAACTTTTCCAAAAACTCTGTTGTTGTCTATTCATCAAGGCAAACAAGCTCTAGTGTATATCGTAACTTAGGTTCTAATAGCTCTGGCTTTGGTTTGACCATCTAAAATCCTCTCTATCTATGTATGGTTATGGCTTTGGTTTGTCATTATAGAACATGTCTCTCCGTCTCTACATATGCATAATTTAGAAAATAAGTGATCTCAACTTAAAGGTAGACCTCCCAGGAGATTACTTGTGGAAAGCTTATCTTTTCTGTATATATATGGCTGTGAAGGTAAGAAAGATCTAAATTCAAGACATGATCAGAGTTTATTTACATTACATAATGATACTTTAAATTGTGCTGCATCATCCTCTCATTTTGAGATATGTACAGTTTTCACCGCTTTAAACCGCAAGCTGTTCTGAAACGGCTTTACCCACCGAGTCTCTGTTGTGAAGTCTCAAGAGGACTCTCTCGGGTCGGGTTTTTCGGGTCGGGTTTGGTTCGGATTTCGGATTCCGGATTTTATGCCCATGTCTAGTTGGATTCAACTTGCATTTAGAGGAAGTAACGTTTTTTAGTACCCATCCATTATAGTAAGAAGGTCACAACACCAGGACTCTGCTCGAACAACAACAAACGCAGAACATGAAACTCACTTCCAAAACACACTGTATGTTGGGACATACCTAGCATAGCACCACAAAAAGCCAAAAACTTTAGTAAACATACAGCATCAAGATGCCAAGCTATGAGCAAACGAGCTACCTGTTAAAGCCATTGTCTGATTCCAAGTTTCGATCTTTCCATTCAATTCTGGCGGCGTTAGATCCAAAGTTAGGGTATCATCGCAATTCGTTTAGAGTCCCGAGTTGAAGAGCTCGATGATAGCCCTGTTCGTTTAATAAACTCTGGCATCAGCGGCTGCGATTCAAAAAAACAACTATGATCACGGCAAATGCATCACAGTCACGGCAAATCAAATTTTCTTTTTTCAGCCGCTACAGTAATTAATAACTGTCACATGCGACGCTGGAATTCACAGCGGCAGCGGCAACTCTGTTTATTTGTCTTCGATCGTTTCTTGGCGACTGACGCCAGTTTCGAGATCAATAAAGTTACTCTGGTTGTAGGTTTATTTCTTGCCGCTGACGCTGGTTGTGGCGTTTATAAAAAGAACAGGCTAGATATCGTAGCTCTTTCATCACAGAGAACATCCTTCTTCCTTGAATCCCCCAACAACGTAACGGTAC
This genomic interval from Brassica oleracea var. oleracea cultivar TO1000 chromosome C2, BOL, whole genome shotgun sequence contains the following:
- the LOC106327778 gene encoding histone-lysine N-methyltransferase SUVR2-like, translated to MAPNTHVKRAFKAMNDLGITDAQVKPVLKNLLTLYDKNWELIAEDNYRALADAIFDSQESQTTEEVKGKEKKGDEAESSAAEVDRGKKKALESLEEDEDELEPPLKRLRRRGEGVSASASNNPDLGSPNLEEHTTHDEDTTISLPFHPQPTENNADAETNGHGETVNTVRAEDPRTSTTIERYSEQRLATTLEESSTLELASSETGEVKINLSFAPATGGSNLRVPTMEELRRAMEDKCLRSYKILDPNFSVGRFMGDIVSCFLELSKNAASHSPETLPFLTTNIGVLKKPAANQPPENLPTNVEEKGESMGLVVVPECQISADDFRLISSINDVTLGKETLEIPWVNEFNSKVPPPFRYIPQSYVYLDAAVKFSVGNIRDDQRCSSCCGDCLAPSVACSCATALSGFTSYTKDGLLQNDFLEECVSEARDPQKHVLQFCKECPLEKAKNIEILESCKGHLKRKAIKECWINCGCINKCGNRVVQHGIHNKLQVFFTPNGRGWGLRTLQKLPKGAFVCEFAGEILTISELIKRSSEKLTFPVILDAHWGSEKASGVDKALCLDGMHYGNISRFINHRCSDANLIDIPVHVENMDFNYYHLAFFTTRDIEALEELTWDYGVEFNDHVYPTLPFHCQCGSEFCRNVKRISKSKKAKKRA